From Arctopsyche grandis isolate Sample6627 chromosome 12, ASM5162203v2, whole genome shotgun sequence, one genomic window encodes:
- the LOC143920289 gene encoding ATP-dependent (S)-NAD(P)H-hydrate dehydratase-like has protein sequence MSAKHLAVLLLVCGLHEFGVRCDSYGGRAYSRYPACRKHLAKDDEHVKSLMKEAKPIMSVNNAKGHMGTIGILGGSFESFGGLYFAGKAALKVGADEVHIVCTRASAPTIQVICPDFVMHPIVDVDANKVVAVLKEKDVVLLGPGLELTQHSINVINMIIPQMKVLKKPLVIDLNEYFYTPAFLNSLFNYPEPGVILTVNAAEFEKIYAHMRSKDAFGDSHVNLDFNRIGANMLIHRKGCSDMAFTKYPASSWSLSEGGSARRSVGQGSVIAGATAIYYHWAMLTIGQNSTKASFGPMMQASVAAYSAATLMRSCNNKAVSELGRSVVTSDMVSQIDAVLYGMD, from the exons ATGAGCGCAAAACATTTGGCCGTTTTGTTGCTTGTTTGTGGTTTGCACGAATTTGGTGTCAGGTGTGACTCTTACGGAGGCAGAGCATATTCCAGATATCCGGCGTGTAGAAAACACTTGGCGAAAGATGACGAACACGTCAAGTCTCTAATGAAAGAAGCCAAGCCAATAATGAGCGTCAATAATGCAAAGGGCCACATGGGTACTATCGGAATCTTGGGTGGATCTTTCGAATCTTTCGGAGGTCTTTACTTTGCAGGAAAGGCGGCGTTGAAG GTGGGAGCTGACGAAGTTCACATCGTGTGCACCAGGGCTTCTGCTCCGACGATCCAAGTCATCTGTCCAGACTTCGTGATGCATCCGATCGTGGACGTGGACGCCAATAAAGTGGTGGCCGTTTTGAAGGAGAAGGACGTGGTCCTGTTGGGGCCGGGCTTGGAGCTGACTCAGCACAGCATCAACGTCATCAACATGATCATACCCCAGATGAAGGTGCTGAAGAAACCTCTGGTGATAGATTTGAACGAATACTTTTACACGCCGGCCTTCCTCAACTCGCTGTTCAACTATCCGGAGCCGGGGGTGATATTGACGGTGAACGCGGCCGAGTTCGAGAAGATCTACGCGCACATGAGGAGCAAAGACGCGTTCGGCGACTCGCACGTGAACTTGGACTTCAACCGGATCGGAGCCAACATGCTGATCCACAGGAAGGGGTGCAGCGACATGGCGTTCACCAAGTACCCGGCGTCGTCTTGGTCGCTGAGCGAAGGCGGCTCGGCCAGGCGGAGCGTGGGACAGGGCAGTGTGATCGCCGGCGCCACGGCCATCTACTACCACTGGGCGATGCTCACGATCGGCCAGAACTCCACGAAGGCCTCGTTCGGACCAATGATGCAGGCCTCCGTGGCCGCCTACTCCGCCGCCACGCTCATGAGGTCTTGCAACAACAAAGCCGTCAGCGAACTCGGCAGGAGTGTCGTCACTTCCGATATGGTCTCCCAGATCGATGCGGTCTTGTACGGCATGGATTAA
- the cactin gene encoding cactin, spliceosome C complex subunit gives MSSRSRSDVRRHSKKESEPSSSSSFSRRRDDSTTFKRKSSRSDEARERSRDLSSSKSSKKSNKKSHKHKKSKKKHSKHRSSSSSSSSSSSSSSSSSDGDNEIKLFQRLQDERSKHMQERKKQKEVLKMNETPEEKRARRIREKREKERRRRERMGWDGEYQHYTNQDNPFGDAALTQTFVWNKKLAREGLATASREQLDARSRQKQSENKLELEKVKKRRIEREAERESREEEALSLQRGREAAQWRHWRTLEDAFHLKQARLRTRIRIQDGRAKAIDLLAWYVSAEGEVDAVEMHEPYTYLNGLNAADLEDLLEDIKVYKELENDEHLSYWSDITTIVHDELEKLRRAEVSAGGQAGDGDMPRRDGIHHAVAQDVTQVFKGKTGVQLEALEKQIEEKIRGRHDGVDIGYWESLLSQLKAHMARARLRDRHQQNLRRKLQLLKEEQGMAPPADPTAAAKTADDKNEEPGPSSQQSSPREPVKEEQNSDEEWEAEETDMTTEYLKMYERGHYSPTLLSSTKLEPGTLLTDPTEDEERVIFLRAAVLNTNDKDMEEAAEGAGVIAALEREARRDMDTDEVRFSVEAPLLDHLYLWSDKYRPRKPRYFNRVHTGFEWNKYNQTHYDMDNPPPKIVQGYKFNIFYPDLIDKNSTPQFSLKPCTDNVDFGILRFHAGPPYEDIAFKIVNREWEYSYKRGFRCQFQNNIFQLWFHFKRYRYRR, from the exons ATGTCGTCCAGAAGCAGAAGCGATGTTCGTCGCCATTCCAAGAAAGAGAGCGAaccttcgtcgtcgtcgtcgttctCCAGACGTCGTGACGACTCCACGACCTTCAAACGGAAATCTTCCCGTTCCGACGAAGCCAGGGAACGCTCCCGAGATCTCTCCAGCTCCAAATCGTCCAAAAAATCCAACAAAAAGTCTCACAAACACAAGAAGAGTAAGAAAAAACATTCAAAACACAGATCCtcctcgtcgtcgtcgtcttcttcATCTTCGTCTTCGTCTTCGAGCAGCGATGGCGATAACGAAATCAAGCTTTTCCAGCGACTACAGGACGAACGATCGAAACATATGCAAgaaaggaaaaaacaaaaagaagTGTTAAAAATGAACGAAACACCCGAAGAAAAAAG AGCTCGTCGAATTCGCGAGAAGCGCGAGAAAGAGCGACGTAGACGAGAACGAATGGGCTGGGACGGAGAGTATCAGCACTATACGAATCAAGACAATCCTTTCGGTGATGCTGCGCTGACGCAAACTTTCGTTTGGAACAAGAAATTAGCGAGAGAAGGTCTCGCGACGGCGTCACGTGAACAACTCGACGCTCGCAGCAGACAGAAACAATCCGAGAACAAATTAGAACTCGAAAAG GTGAAGAAGCGCCGAATTGAGAGAGAAGCCGAGAGGGAATCCAGAGAAGAGGAGGCTCTGTCGTTGCAACGCGGACGGGAAGCTGCACAATGGCGGCACTGGCGTACTCTCGAGGACGCGTTTCACTTGAAACAAGCACGTCTTCGAACACGCATTCGAATACAAGACGGCAGAG cCAAGGCTATCGATCTGTTGGCTTGGTACGTGAGCGCAGAAGGCGAAGTAGATGCTGTGGAAATGCACGAGCCGTATACTTACCTGAACGGCTTAAATGCAGCCGATCTTGAAGATCTTCTCGAAGACATCAAG GTTTATAAAGAATTGGAAAATGATGAACATCTATCGTACTGGTCAGACATCACTACGATCGTTCACGACGAATTGGAAAAGTTGAGACGCGCCGAAGTATCGGCCGGCGGTCAAGCGGGCGACGGAGACATGCCTCGTCGAGACGGCATTCATCATGCCGTAGCCCAAGATGTCACCCaa GTATTCAAGGGAAAGACTGGTGTCCAATTGGAGGCTTTAGAAAAacaaatagaagaaaaaatcagAGGTCGACATGACGGTGTCGATATAGGATATTGGGAATCCTTATTGTCTCAATTGAAAG CGCACATGGCGAGAGCTCGATTGCGAGATCGCCATCAACAAAATTTGAGGAGAAAGTTACAACTCCTCAAAGAAGAACAAGGCATGGCTCCACCAGCTGATCCCACAGCAGCCGCTAAGACTGCAGACGACAAGAACGAGGAACCAGGTCCTAGTTCGCAACAATCATCGCCCCGAGAGCCGGTGAAAGAGGAACAAAATTCTGACGAAGA ATGGGAAGCGGAAGAAACGGATATGACGACGGAATACCTGAAAATGTACGAACGAGGTCATTACAGTCCCACGTTACTCTCGTCCACGAAATTGGAGCCTGGAACACTATTGACCGATCCTACGGAAGACGAAGAACGCGTTATATTCTTACGAGCTGCCGTTCTCAACACTAACGACAAA GATATGGAAGAGGCAGCCGAGGGAGCTGGTGTGATCGCCGCTTTGGAACGCGAAGCTCGTCGCGACATGGATACTGACGAAGTGCGTTTTAGCGTAGAAGCCCCGCTACTCGATCACCTATATTTGTGGTCAGATAAGTATCGGCCGAGGAAGCCCAGATATTTCAACAG AGTACATACAGGTTTCGAATGGAACAAATACAATCAGACACATTACGACATGGATAATCCTCCTCCGAAGATTGTACAGGGTtataaattcaacattttcTATCCGGATCTCATCGATAAAAATTCAACTCCACAATTTtcattg AAACCTTGCACGGACAATGTAGACTTTGGTATTCTCAGATTTCACGCGGGTCCTCCGTACGAAGATATAGCTTTCAAAATAGTCAACCGAGAATGGGAGTACTCGTACAAACGAGGCTTCAGGTGTCAATTCCAAAATAACATATTCCAACTGTGGTTCCACTTTAAGCGTTATCGTTACAGACGATGA
- the ND-30 gene encoding NADH:ubiquinone oxidoreductase core subunit S3, protein MSALHNWARAAIAARGAWGGGRAMGALRGLSSAGAQTGQESRPTVRSPSAAQRSTLVDFGKYVSECLPKYVQRVQLTAGDELEVLVAPEGAVPVLQFLKDHHNAQFANLIDIAGMDVPSRECRFEIIYSLLSLRYNSRIRVKTYTDELTPIETCNEVYKAANWYEREIWDMFGVFFANHPDLRRILTDYGFEGHPFRKDFPLSGYVEVRYDDEKKRVVIEPLELAQEFRRFELNAPWEQFPNFRNAHPASEEVAAEKR, encoded by the exons ATGTCGGCGTTACACAACTGGGCGCGCGCGGCGATCGCGGCGAGGGGCGCGTGGGGCGGGGGGCGCGCGATGGGGGCCCTCAGGGGGCTGTCGAGTGCGGGGGCGCAGACAGGACAGGAGTCCCGACCCACTGTGCGCAGCCCCTCGGCCGCGCAGCGCTCCACGCTCGTGGACTTCGGCAAGTACGTGAGCGAGTGTCTGCCCAAGTACGTGCAAAGAGTGCAGCTGACGGCGGGCGACGAGCTGGAGGTGCTGGTGGCCCCCGAGGGCGCCGTCCCCGTCCTGCAGTTCCTCAAAGACCACCACAACGCGCAGTTCGCCAACCTCATAGACATCGCCGGCATGGACGTGCCCTCTCGCGAGTGCCGCTTCGAGATCATCTACAGCCTGCTCTCGCTCAG GTACAACTCGAGGATCCGCGTCAAGACGTACACCGACGAGCTGACGCCGATCGAGACGTGCAACGAGGTGTACAAAGCGGCCAACTGGTACGAGCGCGAGATCTGGGACATGTTCGGCGTGTTCTTCGCCAACCACCCCGACCTGAGGCGGATCCTCACCGACTACGGCTTCGAAGGCCATCCGTTCCGCAAAGACTTCCCGCTGAGCGGCTACGTTGAGGTTCGCTACGACGACGAGAAGAAGCGCGTCGTCATCGAGCCGCTGGAGCTGGCGCAGGAGTTCCGACGCTTCGAGCTGAACGCGCCGTGGGAACAATTCCCCAACTTCCGGAACGCTCATCCCGCCAGCGAGGAAGTCGCCGCCGAGAAGCGATAG